Proteins encoded in a region of the Pocillopora verrucosa isolate sample1 chromosome 11, ASM3666991v2, whole genome shotgun sequence genome:
- the LOC136284104 gene encoding collagen alpha-2(V) chain-like, whose product MSKKSVKAYASKHKAGRRGLVVVQKVDLLGITTSTQGQTIPSHSGSTQHSVVGHSCQTLLRKNPTSNSGVYWIDPFGGSQANAFKAYCDMETDGGGWTLVWSYSFTNYSHFNNKSNAIIPRPNWPVRSEVDVPISITPPLNETDYNAMNFSLWKQLGRQVLIKSNINNWLVCHPGSGSLVDWQEGDVNCTIIKQVTDPSHEVVPSKFSTFQNGYGPLFYVSEHSRSFYYYFDGYTGKHWPTHDPLGRNKPNQKKNVPDPHGNIFIGAE is encoded by the exons GTTGACCTCCTAGGAATAACCACTTCAACCCAAG GTCAAACCATTCCTTCGCACTCAGGTTCAACCCAGCATTCAGTAGTAGGTCACTCATGCCAGACCCTCCTCAGGAAGAATCCTACTTCAAACTCTGGTGTCTATTGGATTGATCCTTTTGGTGGATCTCAGGCcaacgctttcaaggcttactgtgaTATGGAGACTGATGGAGGAGGCTGGACACtagtatggagctattcctttactaaTTACAGTCATTTTAACAATAAATCGAATGCGATCATTCCGAGGCCAAATTGGCCGGTGAGATCTGAAGTAGATGTTCCTATCTCCATCACtcctccattaaatgaaacagactacaacgccatgAACTTTTCACTCTGGAAACAACTCGGCAGACAGGTCCTCATtaagagcaacataaacaactggctggtgtgtCATCCGGGAAGTggcagcttggttgattggcaggaaggtgATGTCAACTGTACCATCATCAAACAGGTGACTGATCCAAGTCACGAGGTGGTCCCTTCCAAATTTTCAACATTCCAAAATGGGTATGGACCGCTGTTCTATGTGAGTGAGCACTCGCGTagcttttattactattttgacgGTTACACAGGAAAGcattggcctacccatgatcctctgGGAAGAAATAAgcccaaccaaaagaaaaatgttcctgATCCACATGGCAACATTTTTATTGGAGCCGAGTAG